ACGTCCGGAACCAGAACATCCACGTCACCAACATCTGCAAGAACCTCTGCGGGTTCTGCGGGTTCGGGCGGCGGGCGACCGACCCGGATGCGTTCTGCGACGGGAGGGACGCTATCCGGGAGAAGGCGCGCCAGGCCGCGGCCCGGAACGTCACCGAGATATGCCTCCTCTCCGGCGTCCACCCGGACTACACCCTCGACTCCTACATCGACCTCATCTCCTGTGTCCGGGAGGTGGCGCCCGGCGTGGACATCCACACGGCGAGCCCGGACGAGATTGCCTGGGCGGCGAAACGGAGCGGTCTCTCGACGAAGGAGGCGATCGATCGCCTGCGGGATGCGGGCCTCGGCACCCTGCAGGGCACGGCGGCCGAGATCCTGGTCGACGACGTCCGGCGGGTGATCTGCCCGAACAAGTGCGACACGGCAACCTGGGTCCGGATCATCAAGGAGGCGCACCGTCTCGGTCTCCGCTCGACGGCGACGATCATGTACGGCTCCTGCGAGAGCGAGGCGGACCGGGTCCGGCACCTCGCGGTCCTCCGGGAGATCCAGGACGAGACCGGTGGGTTTACCGAACTGGTGCCGCTCTCCTACCTCCACGAGAACACCGACCTCTACCTGAGGGGCCTCGCGCCTGCGGGCGCCACCGGTCGTGAGGATCTCCTGCTCTTTGCGGTCGCGCGTCTCTTCCTGGACAACTTCGACCACATCCAGATCTCCTGGGGTAAGGTCGGGAGGAAGACGGCACAGCTGGGGCTGTTCGCGGGCGGCGACGACCTGGGCGGGACGATGTTCTGCGACGACGTCAGCACGGATGCCGGCGGCGAGGGCGCCGACTACCTGGATCCGGACGAGATGCAGCGGATCGCAAGCGACCTCGGCCGGATCCTCAGGCAGCGGACGACGACCTACGAGATGGTGTGAAGTGCGACGGGCCGAAGGGCCGGAGCATGAGAAAACGCGCAGCGTTTTCGAGTTGCGACTGGTGGCGGGCCGAAGGGTGCGACTGCCGGAACGGCAGGAGCTTGAGAAGGGCGAAGGCCTTCGAGCCGGAGCTCGAGAAAACGCGCAGCGTTTTCGAGCAGCGACGCTCCGTCGTTGCCGGACGCCGGAATCGGTGAACTACTGAGACCGCGTCACATCCTGTTCAGGGCCTCCCTCCCGGGCATCCCGATCTCGACGCGGCGCTGCACCGCCGGGAGGTTTGCCGCCTTCACCTCGGCATCCATCAGGCCGTCGAGGTCTTCCAGGGTGGACTCCGAGGCACCGACGATCGCTGCGGGAACCCCGGCGTTTGCCAGCGCCTCGATATCGAACCCGTCCGTCCCGATCATCCCCTCGTCGGTCACCCAGGCCATCAGGCTGGTGCTTCCGACCGGGATGACGTATCCGTATGCATCCTTGTAGCTGAGTCGCGTCCGCTGGTGACACAGGATCTGCTGAGCCATGGCTGCCGGGGTACCCCGGGAACTGATAAGTGTATGCACCACCACCGGGCGCACCCGAAGGTTCTTGCCCTGACCGTGCCAGATCAACGTACCGCATCGGGGAAGGATGAGAGGTATGACGCCGCCACTGCGACAGATGCTTGGAGACGTGCTTGCCGGCCACCGGCTCACGGAGGAGGAGGCCATCGACCTCATGAGAACGCGTGACCGGGGCGTCTGGGATATCGCCGCCGCCGCAGACGAGCTCCGGGAGCGGAAGGTCGGCGATGTCGTCACTTACGTCCGGAACCAGAACATCAACGTGACCAATCTCTGCGTGAACGCCTGTGGGTTCTGCGGGTTCTCCCGGAAACCGGGAGACGCCGATCTCTTCTTCCACGACGAGGCCGTTGTGCGGGAGAAGGCCCGGACGGCGCGTGAGCGCAACGTGACCGAAATCTGCACGGTGAGCGGCCTTCACCCGGAGTTCGACGCCCAATCCTACGCAGATATCTATTCCTGGATACGGGACGAGGCTCCCGGGGTTCATATCCACGCGAGCAACCCGATGGAGGTGGCCTACGCCGCGAAGAGAAGCGGTCTCTCCACCCGTGAGGTGCTGCTGGAGATGCAGGCCGCGGGACTCGGGACGCTCTGCGGGACGGCGGCCGAGATCCTGGTGGACAGCGTCCGCGCGGCGATCTGCCCGGACAAGATCGATACGGCGACCTGGGTCCGGGTCATCAAAGAGGCGCACGATCTGGGCATCCGCTCGACGGCGACGATCATGTACGGCCACTGCGAGAGCGAGGCGGACCGCGCCCGGCACCTCGCGGTACTCCGGGAGATCCAGGACGGGACCGGAGGGTTCACGGAGTTCGTCCCACTCTCGTTCATCCACCAGAATACCCCCCTCTACCGGGCGGGGCTCGCGCGTCCCGGGGCGACCGGCAGGGAGGATCTCCTGATGTTTGCGGTATCAAGGCTCTTCCTCGACAATTTCGATCACATCCAGGCTTCCTGGGTGAAACTGGGGACGAAGATGGCGGGGATAGCACTTCTTTCGGGTGCGGACGACCTCGGGGGAACGCTTTTTGAGGAGAGTATCTCGCGGGAGGCGGGCGCCCGGGATACCGATTATCTGGATCCGGCCGAGATGCGGCGGATGGCCGCGGACCTCGGGCGGACGCTCCGGCGACGGACAACGACCTATGCCCTCCTTCCGGACTGATCCCCGGGAATGGCCGGATCGCTTCGTCCGCCCGCCGTATTCTGGGAAAATTATAAATGTCCCAAAATAGATTGTGGCTCCTCAACGTCGGCCGGACGCCGGCGATTGGGGGGAGTAAAAGATGGTAAATGGTCTTGTAGGCCTTGCAATCCTCTTCTTTGTACTGGCACTTATCTTCGCCATACTCGGGGCACGGGGCATTGCAGGGATGTCGATGTCGATCGCGAAGTGGCTGGTCATCATCTTCATAGTCCTCGCGATAATATCGCTGCTGCTCTGACCGCCGGCCGGGTCCATCGGCAGATGAACGGCCCTCATGGGCCCGGTATCCGGGCGGGCGGAGGATACCGGGTCTTCGGCAACGACGACGGCATCCTTTTTCCTGAAGGGCCCCGGCCTCACCTGGTGGGCGCGCCCGCCCCCGTGAACATGAGAAAGCCGCGGGCGTGCCCCTCCGGTACCGCGAGAGCCGGCTCTCAGTCCTCCGGCCGGAGATACCTGACGATTGTATCCGCGACCCCTGCGGCCCTCTTCATCGCCTGCTCGTCCTTCCGGACGTCTCCCGGCGCATAGCCCCTGCCGCAGACGTAGCCGAGATACGAGAACTCATGGGCGTTCAAGAACCCCTCCATGGTCTCGAGGGAGCGTTCCCCTCCCCGGTCGGCGCAGACGGCGACGGCCACGGCCCTCCTCCCCGAAAGCCTCCTGTCGTGGAAGAGGGAGTAGGTCCGGTCGATCAGGTTCTTCGTCTGGCCGTTGATGTCGTAGTAGTAGGTCGGGGCGCCGAGGACCAGCACTTCGCAGCCGATCATCTTCTCCGCCACGTGGGACCAGTCGTCATCCTCCGTCACGCACCACTTCGCATCCTTGCAGGCTTCGCAGCCTGTGCAGGGCCGGATGTCCATATCGGCAAGCGAGAGGTACTCGGTCTCGATGCCCGCCTCCCGCACCCGGTCGAGGATGGTAGTGACCAGCAGCGCGGTGTTGCCGTTCTTCCGCATGCTTCCGGAGATACCGAGAACATTCATACCCTATGCTCGCCCCCCGCGTTCTTGATTCTTGTGATCCGGGCATCCAGATCCAGACCCCGGAAGCAGGCGAGGAGCTCCGGGACCGGGTCGCCGGAACGGTGGAAGAGGTGGGAAGGGCAGGCACAGTCGCTGCACCCGAATCCGGGGACATGTGTCCCGCCTACGGCGCGGGCGAGGTCGCACTCGCAGTCCCGGTCTGTCGCGGCGGTGACGACGACGGCAGGGGCGAAGTGCGGGTCGAGGAGGAGGTAGTCGATGTGCCACCGGGGAGGGCGGTCGCGGCGAAGGGCGAGCCTCACGTGCCGGTCCGCACGGGCGAGGCCACCGCTTCCCTGCGCCGAACCGACGTAGACATGCCTGCCCGGCGCGAATTCCCTTGCCCCGAGGGCGCCGATGCGGACCTCGCACCGTGGGTTTTCGAGGATCAGGACGTAGACTCCCTTATCCATAAAACCGGAGCGCCTCCCGGGCGGCCGCGATATGCCTCCCGCCGCCGCGGGCGACGGGCTCCCCGTGCCCGGGGTAGAGCCCCTCGACCGCAAGCGCGCTAAGTCGCTCGATGGATGCCGCGAGCAGCCTCCGGTCCCCGCCCGGGAAGTCGTAGCGGCCGAAGGACCCGCCGGTAAAGACGGTGTCCCCCGAGAAGAGCACCTTCGCTGCTTCGTCGTAAAGGCAGATCCCGCCCGGTGTATGCCCGGGGGTGTGGATCACGCGAAGGCTCCCGACCCGGTCGCCGTCGGAAAGGATGGTCTCGGGGACGATCCCGGGCGACCGGGCCCCAAAGTGCATGGCGAGGCTCCGGGTATCGTCGGCAAGGCCGGGCGCGTCCGCCTCGTGGATGCAGACGGCCGCATCGCCGCAAAGCCGGGCGATCTCCCTGACGTGGGCGATGTGGTCGTAGTGGGCATGGGTGATGACGATCGTCTCGATCGCTTCGGCATACGGCTCCACTGCCATCGGGAGAACGCCTGCGTCCACAAGGACGTTTCCGTAAACGAACGAATTAGCGTAAGTCGTGCCGCTCGAGATCCACCGGACTGGCATGCAGACTAATATGGCTTCCGGACAAATGGTTCTTATGCACACCCTGATCTCTGCATGCCTGCGCGGGGTTCCCCCGGAGGTGGAGGCGATCGCCCGGGAGGAGGCCCTCGTCCCGCACCGTGCCGCGCGGGCCGTCACCCGCGGGCGGATCGTCATCCCAGCGAACCCCGTTCGGCCGCACCGGCTCTGCGCCATCGGGGAGGGCTGCAGGGTGCGGGTCAACGTGAACGTCGGGACGTCGGGCGCCCGGTGCGACGAGGACCTCGAGGTCGAGAAGGCGAAGGCTGCCCTCCGGGAGGGGGCGGACGCCCTGATGGACCTCTCGACCGGGGGAGATCTTGCCCGCATCCGGCGCCGGATCCTCGAACTCGATGCGCCCGTCGGCACGGTCCCGGTTTACGAAGCGGTCCGGCGGGCGGGGAGTGCCGCGGACGTCGACGCCGATCTGCTCTTTAAGGTGATCCGGGAGCATTGCCGGCAGGGCGTGGACTTCCTGACCCTGCACTGCGGCGTGAACCGCGATGCCCTCGCGTCGCTCCAGGCCGACCCCCGGACGATGGGCGTTGTTTCCCGGGGCGGGGCGTTCCATGTGGCGATGATGGCCTCGACCGATGAGGAGAACCCGCTCTATGCCGAGTACGACTACCTGCTCGAGATCCTCGCCGAGCACGACGTCGTCGTGAGCCTCGGCGACGGGATGCGCCCGGGTGCGCTCGTGGATGCCGGCCGCCTCGCGAAGACGACCGAGTACCTGACGCTCGGGCACCTGGCGAAGAGGGCGCTCGCCGCCGGGGTGCAGCGGATGATCGAGGGGCCGGGACATCTCCCGGCCGACCAGATCGGCTACAACGTCCGGATGCTCAAGGAACTGACCGACGGTGCTCCGCTCTACCTGCTCGGTCCGCTCGTGACCGACGTGGCGCCGGGCTACGACCACGTCGTGGGGGCGATCGGCGGCGCGATCGCCTGTATGCACGGCGCCGACTTCCTCTGCATGGTCTCCCCGAGCGAGCACCTGGCGCTGCCGGACCTCCGCGACATCGTTGAGGGGACCAGGGTGGCGAAGATCGCCGCGCACGTCGGGAGCCTCTCCCGCGCCGCGGCGAAGACGAAGAACCGCGAGATCCGGATGGCGGAGGCGCGCCGGGCGCTCGACTGGGATAAACAGTTCGAGGCGGCGCTCGTCCCGGAGGAGGCCCGGCGCATCCACGAGCGGGACGGGGAGATCGAGACCTGCTCGATGTGCGGCGACCTCTGCGCCGTAAAGATGGTGCGGGATATCCTCAAGGCCCCACAGGAGCGAATGGAGCCGTGAAAGGGTTCCGCTGAATATCCTCCTTATTTTCCAAATTTTCCATCGATCCAGACGGTTATCGCGTCCCGGCTCCGCCGGTAGGCGGCGAGTACCTTGTCGGGGGTTCCGGTGGCCCGACCCGGGTCCGGGAAATCGACGTGGAGCGTCTCCTTTGTCCAGGGAAACATCGGGCAGACGCCACCTGCACAGAGCGCGACCACGTAGTCCATCTCGGTTCCATCGAAGAGGGTGAGATCCTTCGCCCGTTGCTCTGAGATACTGATCCCGATCTCATCCATCACTCTTGCGGCGAGGGGATCAAGGGCGGTGGGGGCAATTCCGGCGGAGCAGGCCTCGTAGCGGTCGCCGTAGCGGGCGCGGAGGTAACCCTCCGCTATCTGGGTCCGGGCAGCGTTGTTCGTGCCGATGAAGAGCACTCTCTGCTTCATGCCCCTCTCTTGCCGGCCGGATCGTGAAAAAGGTATTTCAGGCGCTGTGCGCGCCGAGGATCCGGACTGCGAGCAGGGCGGCGTTCTCGCCGTTATCCACCCCGACGCAGGCCACGGGGACCCCCCGTGGCATCTGGACGATGGAGAGGAGGGCGTCGAGACCCATAAGTTTCCCGCTCACCGGGACCCCGATCACCGGCCGCTCTGTTTTCGAGGCGACCACTCCGGGGAGCGCCGCCGAGAGTCCGGCGATCGCGATGAAGACATGGGCAGTGCTCCCTTTCACGTACTCGTCCAGTTTGTCGGGGTCACGGTGCGCCGAGATCACCCGGTAGTCGTAGGATACATCGTGCTCCTTTAAGACTGCAAACACCCTCTCCGCAACGGGGCCGTCCGAGGCGGAACCGCAGATAACCGCGACGTCAACCATATCTAACTTCGGTATGCCTTCGCCTCTTCTTCTCTCTGCCGGTATCGCATGGTGGAGAGGTTGATATGAATCCACATCCAAGTTCCTTGCAGGAACAGCGTCTGTCCTCGACGAGACGATATGGACTGATCTCTCATGGAACACGAACCACTCCTCATGATCCCGGGCCCTGTACCCGTCCCGCAGCGGGTACGCGCCGCCATGACGCGGCAGGCCATCAACCACCGCGGTCCTGAGTTCGGGGCCGCGTATGCGGACTGCGTCCGGACGTTAAAGACCCTTTTTGGCACCGCAAACGAACTCTACGTCATCAGCGGCTCGGGAAGCGCCGGCATGGAGGCCGGGATCGCCAACTTCGCGCGGGACAAATTGATCGTCTCGCTCATAAACGGCAAGTTCGGCGACCGCTTCGCGAAGATCGGAGAGCGTTACGGCACCGTCACACCCATCGAGTCCGGGTGGGGAACCCCGCTCGATCTCGGTGCCCTCGAGCGCGAACTCGAGGCCGGGGCCGAGGTCGTGACCATGGTCCACAACGAGACGAGCGCCGGGATCAAGAACCCCGCGCCCGAGGTCGGCAGACTTGCCCGGAAGCACGACGCGCTCTTCCTCATGGACGGGGTCACCTCCATCGGCGGCGACGACGTCCAGATGGATAAGTGGGGCGTGGATATCGCCGTCGTCGGCTCGCAGAAGTGCCTCGCCGCCCCGGCGGGTCTCGCCGCCATCGCCGTCAGCGAGCGTGCCTGGGACCGGATATCGGAGAAGCGCCCCTTCTACCTGGATATGGCCGCCTACAGGAAGAGCGGCAGGGGCACCCCGATGGAGACCCCCTACACCCCGGCGGTCCCGCTCTTCCTCGCGCTGTGCGAGGCGTGCAAGATGATCGAGGAGGAAGGCGTCGGTGCCCGGATCGCCCGCCACCGCCGGATGGCCGACGCCGTCCGCGCCGCGGCGAAGGGATGGGGCGTCGACCTCTTCCCGAAGCTCGACGCACACCATGCCTACTCGAACACCGCCACCGCCATGCGGATCCCCGATGGCGTCACCGATAAGGATCTCCGTGGGACCGTCAAGCAGTTCGGCATCGAGATCGCCGGCGGCCAGGACCACCTCAAGGGCAAGATCTTCCGGATAGGCACCATGGGTGGTGTCGGGGCGCAGGAGATCCTCGCCACCCTCGCGGCCGTCCAGTACACCCTCAGAAAGTCCGGGTTTGAGGCCGGCGACGGCGTCGAGGCAGCCGCCGGGGTGCTTCTCGGATGAAGATCGGGATCGCCGACACCACGTTTGCCCGAATAGACATGGGCCGGATCGCCATCGATGAGATCCGGAAGCACGCGAGCGTGGGGCTGGAGCGCTACGTCGTCCCCGGGATCAAGGACCTCCCGGTGGCGTGCAAGAAACTTATCGAAGAGCGGGGGTGCGATCTCGTGATGGCGCTCGGGATGCCCGGAGGGGCGGAGAAGGACAGGGTCTGCGCCCACGAGGCCTCCCAGGGCCTCATCCTCTGCCAGCTCCTGACCAACCGGCACATCATCGAGGTCTTCGTCCACGAGGACGAGGCGAAGGACGCAAAGGAGCTTGCCTGGCTGATGGAGCAGCGAACGAGAGAGCACGCGGTGAACGCCGTCCGGCTCGCGCTCCGCCCGAAAGACCTCGAGAAGCTCGCCGGGACCGGCCAGCGGCAGGGGTTCGAGGACGTCGGGCCCGCACGCCCCTGACGCAAAAAGTGAGGATTATCAATAACCGGTGCGAGTAGTACCACAGGAAGGATTAAAATGACGGTAAAACTTGGATTCGTCGTCGCGGAGTTCAACCGCGACATCACCTATATGATGGAAATCGAGGCCCGGGAGCACGCCGGTTTCCTCGACGCGGAAGTTGCCGATACGATCTATGTCCCCGGCGCCTACGACATGCCGCTCGCGATCAAGAAGTTGCTCGGACGCGGGGATATCGACGCGGTCGTCACGATCGGGTGCGTCATCGAGGGCGCCACCCAGCACGATGAGATCGTCGTCCAGCATGCCGCGAGGAAGATCATCGACCTCTCTCTCGAGTTCGGCAAGCCCGTCGCCCTCGGCATCTCCGGGCCGGGGATGACCCGGATGGAAGCGACCGAGCGTATCGACTACGCGAAGCGTGCCGTCGAATCGGCCGTGAAGATGGTCCAGCGATTGGGATGAGGAGCCTCTCGGAGAAGATTGCGGCCATCGCTCCCTCCGCGACGATCGAGATCTCGAACGCCGCAAAGCGGATGGCCGCGGAGGGCGTCGACGTCATCAGCCTCTCGATCGGGGAGCCGGACTTCGATACCCCGGCCCACATCAAGGACGCCTGCGTCGACGCCCTCTGCCGCGGGGAGACCCACTACGCCCCGAGCGCCGGAATACCTGCACTGACGGGCGCGATCGCGGAGAAGATCACCCGGGAGAACGGCTTTGCCGTGCAGCAGGACGAGGTGCTCGTCACCTGCGGGGCGAAGGACGCCATCTACGAGGCGATGGAGGCCGTCCTGAATCCCGGGGACGAGGTGCTCATCCTCGATCCGGCGTGGGTATCCTACGAACCCTGCGCCCGTCTCGCGGGCGCCGGCGTCCGGCACCACCCGCTCTCTCCCGCGACCTTCCAGGTCGACGATACTCTGCTTGACGCCGTCGGCCCCCGGACGAAGATGGTCGTGGTCAACTCCCCCTCGAACCCCTCCGGCGCGGTGCTTGATGCGGCTTCAATCCGGCTCATCGCCGATATCTGCCGTGACCACGACCTCTACGCTCTCTCCGACGAGATTTACGAGAAGCTGGTCTACGGGAAGGAGCACGTCTCCCTCGCCTCCCTCGAGGGCATGGCCGAGCGGACGATCACCGTCAACGGGTTCTCGAAGGCCTACGCGATGACCGGGTGGCGGATCGGCTACGCGGTCGCTCCCCGGCCGATCATCCGGCAGATGGAGAAGGTGCAGCAGCACACCATATCGCACCCGACGACGTTTGCGATGTTCGGCGCGGTCGCTGCGCTTCGAGGCAGCCAGGACTGCGTGGAGGCGATGCGCCGCGAGTTCGAACGCCGGCGCGACTACGTCATCCCGGCGCTCCGCGACCTCGGCTACGTCACCGCCCCGGCGGACGGCGCCTTCTACGCCTACGTGAAGGTCGACGGCGACGATATGGCGATTGCCCGGTCGTGGCTCCGGGACGCTCATGTGGCGGTCACCCCGGGAACCGCGTTCGGCACCCCCGGCTGGCTCCGCGCCTCCTACGCGACCTCGATGGAGAACTTAAAGGCTGCGATCGGGCGGATCGCCCGGGTCTAGAACCCCTTACTTTTCCCCAGCTCCGGGTTTGCAGCCCGGGTCTAGAACCCCTTACTTTTCCCCAGCTCCGGGTTTGCAGCCCGGGTTCGGTTCGACAGCCGTTGTGCCCTCTCGTGGTATTTGACCGCCTCGGTGGGGCGGTCAAGATAGACGAGCGCCATCGCCTTTCCGTTGAGCGCTTCGGCGTCGTCGGGGCTGAAGGCGAGCGCCTGGTCATAGCAGTCGAGGGCCTCCTCGTAGCGTTCCAGGAGCACGAGAGCGTTCCCCTTCGTGCTCCAGACCTCGTGTTTCGAAGGGTCGATCTCGAGCACGTGCGAGTAGCAGGCGACGGCTTCGCCGTACCGCCCGAGGATGAAGAGCGCAAGGCCTTTATTATACCAGGCGTCCGCGTTCTCCGGGTGGGCCAGGAGTTCCTGGTCGTAGCAGACGAGTGCCTTGTCGTAGTGCGAAAGAATGGAGAGGACGCTCGCTTTGTTGTTCCAGACCCCGCGGTTCTCAGGGTCGACCTCGAGCGCCCGCTCGTAGCAGACGAGCGCCTCTTCGTAGCGTTCGAGCTGGTAAAGTGCGTTGCCGTAGTTGTTCCAGGCGACGGCGTTCCCGGGGTCCTTCCGGACCACGGCCTGGTAGCAGGTAATCGCGGCCCCGCAGTTTCCGAGGGCATAGTAACACTCGCCCCGGTAGTAGTCTGAGTCCGTGTAGTCGGCCCGGATCCTGAGCGCCTGGTCGAAGCACTCTACCGCCTCCCCATAGCGCTTCAGGACGAAGAAGAGAAGGCCCTTCTGGTACCAGATCTCCGCATCGACGGCGTTTTCCCTGAGCGCCCGGTCGAAGCAGGCGAGCGAGAGGTCGTAACGCTTCAGTTTCTTCAGCACTATGGCCTTCTGGTACCAGATCCCCGGATGCTCGGGGTTGATCCGGAACGCCCGGTCATAGGCTTCGAGGGCCTCCTTGTAGCGTTCGAGGTTCTGCAGTGCCCTGCCCCGGTTGTAGCAGGCGCCGGCGTCGTCGGGACGGAGAGCGAGCGCCCGGTCGAAGCATCCCACGGCCTCGTCATAGCGCTGAAGCGCCGCAAGCGTGCATCCCCGGGTGTACCAGGTGTCGGCGTGGTTCGGGTCGATGACGACGGCCCGATCATAGGAGGCGAGCGCGTCCTCGTAGCGGGAGAGGAGGATCTGGATCGTTCCCCTGGCATACCAGGCGTTTGCGTTCCCGGGATCGAGCGCGATGACCCGATCGTAACAGTCGATAGCCGCGTCGTACCGGCGCTCGGCAGCGAGCGCCGTTCCGCGGGCGAGCCAGGCCTCGACCCAGCCCGGTTCGAGCGCGACGACCCGGTCGTAGCAGGCGATCGCGTCAGGGGCTCGCCCGATCTTTCGGAAGGCGTGGCCCCGGATGAGCCAGCCACTCGCGGAATCCGGCGCGAGTTTCACTGCCTGACCGCAGGAGCCGGCCGCTTCCCGGTACTCCCGGAGATCGTACAGCACCTGCCCCCGGGCGTGCCAGAGCCGGGCGCAGGTGGGGTCGATCCTGATCCCCTGGTCGAAACATTCGGCCGCTTCCCGGTAGCGCCGGGCGTCTCTGAGGGCGAGTCCTTTGTGATACCAGGCTGCGGTGACGTTGGCGTTCAGGCTGATCGCCCGGTCGTAGCACTCGACGGCCCGGTCGTACTGCCCCTGCTCGGCGTATGCCCGTCCCTTCCCGCACCAGGTTTCGGCGCTCTTCCAGGGGAGTTCCATTTTGTGAGTGATTGCGGTCCTCGGGCAAAAAGGGTTTCGATAGAGTTCGCGGGAATGTCTCCGCCTGGAAGGAAAACCCTTCCCTGCAATGCTTCCTTCCCGGGACCCGATCGGCCCGGTGCGTGGGATCGATTGGCAATGTATACATGCTCCGGGATCAAAACCGGGAATCAGGGTAGCCCGATCGGGCCGGATGAGTATGAAGAGGATGCGCGATACCCCGAACCGCGATCGTCCGCGCGAGAAACTGGCAGAACGGGGACCGCAGGCGCTCACCGATGCCGAACTGATTGCTCTTCTCCTCGGGCGGGGCACAAAGGCGCGGGACGTCCGGCAGGTTGCCGGCGACGTCGAACGCTACCTGAAGAGTGTCAAAGACAGTCCATCCTATAACGAACTCCTTGAGATAGACGGGATCGGCTCGGCGAAGGCCTGCGAGATCATGGCCTGCTTCGAACTCGGGCGGCGGTATCTCGGGAACGACGGCGTCTCCGGGCACCGGATCGCCTGTCCCGAAGACGTCCTCCCGCTTGTTGCGGAATGGCGGGACAGGAAGCAGGAGTACTTCTTCTGTATCACCCTCAACGGCGCCGGCGAGGTGATCGAACGCCATATCGTCACCGTCGGGATCTTAAACCAGAGTCTCGTCCACCCCCGGGAGGTCTTTGCCGAGGCGATCGCCGACCGCGCCGCCTCGGTGATCCTGGTTCACAACCACCCATCGGGCACGCTCGAGCCTTCCACCCAGGATCTCGGCATCACCCGGCAACTCGTCGAGGCCGGATCGATCCTCGGCATCAGGGTGCTCGACCACGTCATCGTCACGAAGAAAGGCTACGTGAGCCTGAAAGAACTCGGGCATCTTTGACCTCCGGGAGCGGTATGAGCACTCATTTTCGGAACTGCCGGATCGGAAACGTTATATTTTTCTAACATCATGTTAGATATAAATAACAGGTGAATCGATGAAAATGGGATACGCGGTACAGATTGCAGCGGGAACGGTTCTCGGGGCTGCCGGACTTCTCCTCCTGTTCCTCATCGACGGGACAGAGGTGATCTCCCCGATCCCGGTGACGATCGGCGCGGCGCTCCTTGCGGCGGCTCTCGTGCGGTACCGGGTGTCCCCGGGCGAACCTCCCGTGAGTCCCGGTCGATGCCCCGGCAGGGCCGGTTCTATTCCCCGGTTCGGGTTGAATTCCTCTGGAGGATCCCCGAAATCCGATAGATACCCCATCATTCGCCACCGTGATCCTGAAAAAAGTTTATCACTTCCCATCGGCCAAGAATACACGAGGCGTACTTAACCATGGAAACAGGATTTCTCCGGGTACTGCTCAACCCCGGGCGCTTCTTTGAGGCGCGCATGCAGGATGAGCCGAGCCTGAAGATACCGGCGCTCATCGCGCTCGTCATCGGACTGATCGGCGTGGTCTCTGCCGTGCTGATGGCGAATATCACCATTGCCATGCTTCCCGATGAGATGCAGGGGCTCGGGGTGCTCATAACAATCTTCTCCGCCGCTATTGCCTTCATCGGGGGGCTCCTGGTGTGGGTCATCTACGGCTTCGTCTTCTACCTCGTCTCGATGGTCTTCAAGGGCTCAGGAGACCTCAAGCGGA
The genomic region above belongs to Methanoculleus oceani and contains:
- the ribH gene encoding 6,7-dimethyl-8-ribityllumazine synthase; this encodes MTVKLGFVVAEFNRDITYMMEIEAREHAGFLDAEVADTIYVPGAYDMPLAIKKLLGRGDIDAVVTIGCVIEGATQHDEIVVQHAARKIIDLSLEFGKPVALGISGPGMTRMEATERIDYAKRAVESAVKMVQRLG
- the purE gene encoding 5-(carboxyamino)imidazole ribonucleotide mutase, whose product is MVDVAVICGSASDGPVAERVFAVLKEHDVSYDYRVISAHRDPDKLDEYVKGSTAHVFIAIAGLSAALPGVVASKTERPVIGVPVSGKLMGLDALLSIVQMPRGVPVACVGVDNGENAALLAVRILGAHSA
- a CDS encoding arsenate reductase ArsC, yielding MKQRVLFIGTNNAARTQIAEGYLRARYGDRYEACSAGIAPTALDPLAARVMDEIGISISEQRAKDLTLFDGTEMDYVVALCAGGVCPMFPWTKETLHVDFPDPGRATGTPDKVLAAYRRSRDAITVWIDGKFGK
- a CDS encoding tetratricopeptide repeat protein, producing MELPWKSAETWCGKGRAYAEQGQYDRAVECYDRAISLNANVTAAWYHKGLALRDARRYREAAECFDQGIRIDPTCARLWHARGQVLYDLREYREAAGSCGQAVKLAPDSASGWLIRGHAFRKIGRAPDAIACYDRVVALEPGWVEAWLARGTALAAERRYDAAIDCYDRVIALDPGNANAWYARGTIQILLSRYEDALASYDRAVVIDPNHADTWYTRGCTLAALQRYDEAVGCFDRALALRPDDAGACYNRGRALQNLERYKEALEAYDRAFRINPEHPGIWYQKAIVLKKLKRYDLSLACFDRALRENAVDAEIWYQKGLLFFVLKRYGEAVECFDQALRIRADYTDSDYYRGECYYALGNCGAAITCYQAVVRKDPGNAVAWNNYGNALYQLERYEEALVCYERALEVDPENRGVWNNKASVLSILSHYDKALVCYDQELLAHPENADAWYNKGLALFILGRYGEAVACYSHVLEIDPSKHEVWSTKGNALVLLERYEEALDCYDQALAFSPDDAEALNGKAMALVYLDRPTEAVKYHERAQRLSNRTRAANPELGKSKGF
- a CDS encoding pyridoxal-phosphate-dependent aminotransferase family protein, which translates into the protein MEHEPLLMIPGPVPVPQRVRAAMTRQAINHRGPEFGAAYADCVRTLKTLFGTANELYVISGSGSAGMEAGIANFARDKLIVSLINGKFGDRFAKIGERYGTVTPIESGWGTPLDLGALERELEAGAEVVTMVHNETSAGIKNPAPEVGRLARKHDALFLMDGVTSIGGDDVQMDKWGVDIAVVGSQKCLAAPAGLAAIAVSERAWDRISEKRPFYLDMAAYRKSGRGTPMETPYTPAVPLFLALCEACKMIEEEGVGARIARHRRMADAVRAAAKGWGVDLFPKLDAHHAYSNTATAMRIPDGVTDKDLRGTVKQFGIEIAGGQDHLKGKIFRIGTMGGVGAQEILATLAAVQYTLRKSGFEAGDGVEAAAGVLLG
- a CDS encoding pyridoxal phosphate-dependent aminotransferase encodes the protein MRSLSEKIAAIAPSATIEISNAAKRMAAEGVDVISLSIGEPDFDTPAHIKDACVDALCRGETHYAPSAGIPALTGAIAEKITRENGFAVQQDEVLVTCGAKDAIYEAMEAVLNPGDEVLILDPAWVSYEPCARLAGAGVRHHPLSPATFQVDDTLLDAVGPRTKMVVVNSPSNPSGAVLDAASIRLIADICRDHDLYALSDEIYEKLVYGKEHVSLASLEGMAERTITVNGFSKAYAMTGWRIGYAVAPRPIIRQMEKVQQHTISHPTTFAMFGAVAALRGSQDCVEAMRREFERRRDYVIPALRDLGYVTAPADGAFYAYVKVDGDDMAIARSWLRDAHVAVTPGTAFGTPGWLRASYATSMENLKAAIGRIARV
- the ribC gene encoding riboflavin synthase, with product MKIGIADTTFARIDMGRIAIDEIRKHASVGLERYVVPGIKDLPVACKKLIEERGCDLVMALGMPGGAEKDRVCAHEASQGLILCQLLTNRHIIEVFVHEDEAKDAKELAWLMEQRTREHAVNAVRLALRPKDLEKLAGTGQRQGFEDVGPARP